The genomic window ACCGTCTCGAACCCCCAACAGACTGAAAAGGAGCCTCACGATGAGCGAACTGCACGAAATCCGGCGCGTGCGCCACGAGGTGGTGATGCGCGAGCCGACGGTGGTGCGCACGCAACACCTGTCCGAGCACTTCCTGCGCGTAACCTTGGGCGGCCCGGAACTGGCCGGTTTCACCAGCCTGGGCTTCGACGACCATGTGAAGCTCTTCTTCCACGATCCGGCCAATCCCGGCGGCGAACCGGTCATGCGCGACTACACCCCGCGCCGCTTCGACCCGGCCCGACAGGAACTGGACATCGAGTTCGTGCTGCACGGTCACGGTCCGGCCGCCGCCTGGGCGGCCCAAGCCAGCGTGGGCCAGACTCTGCGCCTGGGCGGTCCGCGCGGCTCGATCGTGATTCCCCCCGATTTC from Candidatus Hydrogenedentota bacterium includes these protein-coding regions:
- a CDS encoding siderophore-interacting protein, with amino-acid sequence MSELHEIRRVRHEVVMREPTVVRTQHLSEHFLRVTLGGPELAGFTSLGFDDHVKLFFHDPANPGGEPVMRDYTPRRFDPARQELDIEFVLHGHGPAAAWAAQASVGQTLRLGGPRGSIVIPPDFTVNVLVGDTCAWPAISRRLEELPAGASAFVIVDTAELAETLPFTSQADVHIQWLRGDAQTSGARLAAAVEALALPPG